From a region of the Deltaproteobacteria bacterium CG11_big_fil_rev_8_21_14_0_20_49_13 genome:
- the atpD gene encoding F0F1 ATP synthase subunit beta yields the protein METNALGKVVQAIGPVVDVRFPDSADLPEIYTALKITNPSINNKPLNLVVEVAQHIGENTVRTIAMDATDGLVRGMDVVNTGEPIQMPVGKEVLGRVINVIGEPVDECGPINAKKFYPIHRSPPSFEEQAISLEMFETGIKVIDLLAPYLKGGKIGLFGGAGVGKTVLLMEMIHNVAVHHGGYSVFAGVGERTREGNDLWLEMKESGVIDKAGLVYGQMTEPPGARARVALSALAVAEYFRDEERQDVLLFIDNIFRFTQAGNEVSTLLGRMPSAVGYQPTLATEMGELQERITSTRNGSITSVQAIYVPADDLTDPAPATTFAHLDATTVLSRNLMSLGIYPAVDPLDSTSRILAPDILGEEHYKVARDVQKILQRYKDLQDIIAILGMDELSDEDKLIVGRARRIQKFFSQPFFSAAQFTGNAGKYVQLADTIRSFKEICEGKHDALPEQAFYMVGSIEEAIEKSKNISN from the coding sequence ATGGAAACAAATGCATTGGGAAAAGTCGTTCAGGCAATAGGACCCGTGGTAGATGTCAGGTTCCCGGACAGTGCAGACCTTCCTGAGATATACACGGCCCTTAAGATAACCAACCCGTCCATCAACAACAAGCCTTTGAACCTTGTGGTCGAAGTGGCTCAACATATTGGTGAGAATACGGTAAGGACCATTGCCATGGACGCGACCGACGGCCTTGTTCGCGGCATGGATGTGGTCAATACCGGCGAACCTATTCAGATGCCGGTCGGAAAAGAGGTCTTGGGCCGAGTTATAAATGTCATCGGCGAGCCGGTCGATGAATGCGGCCCTATAAATGCAAAGAAATTTTATCCAATTCACAGGTCTCCCCCGTCATTTGAAGAGCAGGCGATATCGCTTGAGATGTTCGAAACCGGCATCAAGGTCATCGACCTTTTGGCCCCTTACTTAAAAGGCGGGAAAATAGGCCTCTTCGGCGGCGCAGGAGTTGGAAAGACCGTTCTATTGATGGAGATGATACACAACGTCGCCGTACATCACGGCGGATATTCGGTCTTTGCCGGAGTGGGGGAGAGGACCCGCGAAGGGAACGATCTCTGGTTGGAGATGAAAGAGTCCGGCGTTATCGATAAGGCCGGCCTTGTCTATGGACAGATGACCGAACCCCCCGGAGCGCGCGCAAGAGTTGCCCTATCTGCGCTCGCGGTCGCTGAATATTTCAGGGATGAAGAGAGGCAGGACGTTCTTCTCTTCATAGACAACATCTTCCGATTCACCCAGGCCGGCAACGAGGTCTCGACGCTTTTAGGAAGAATGCCTTCTGCCGTTGGTTACCAGCCAACGCTTGCCACCGAAATGGGAGAGTTGCAGGAGCGTATCACCTCCACAAGGAACGGCTCAATTACTTCCGTTCAGGCCATCTATGTCCCTGCCGACGATCTGACCGATCCGGCACCAGCAACGACATTTGCCCATCTTGATGCCACAACTGTTCTTTCAAGGAACCTGATGTCGCTCGGCATCTATCCGGCGGTCGATCCCCTCGATTCAACCTCCAGAATTTTGGCCCCCGACATCCTCGGTGAGGAACACTATAAAGTGGCAAGAGATGTTCAAAAAATATTACAGAGATACAAGGACCTTCAGGATATCATCGCGATCCTCGGCATGGATGAGCTATCGGACGAGGATAAACTTATTGTCGGAAGGGCAAGAAGGATACAAAAGTTCTTTTCCCAGCCGTTCTTTTCCGCCGCTCAGTTCACCGGCAACGCGGGGAAATATGTACAACTTGCGGACACAATAAGAAGCTTTAAGGAGATATGCGAGGGGAAACACGACGCGCTCCCCGAACAGGCGTTCTACATGGTGGGGAGCATCGAAGAGGCGATAGAAAAGTCAAAGAATATCTCTAACTGA